A single Pantanalinema sp. DNA region contains:
- a CDS encoding TolC family protein → MAPSVQAQVLTLKEAVAIATRTHPSIEAARLGVDQAQAAVREARTGLQPTLSLSGGLNRTDVTGVPLRTVSPQSPYGFQLQLSAVQPLYDGARTASAVRLADLGAQLAEVERRGAQRKVAYDTALAYIAVLQAESLRDAARINVEQAKDQLCLADLRSQGQVGTRFEVLQAQSSVAIAQEGFLRAVNQLRQARQTLESQLGRPVADLRVEPMTQLKHLAYDPEQIAQALDGRPEVAQAILAREGQVETARQRARTTWPTVSAVGDVTTAPGGGTQQTIAASLAWNFFDSGRTATQVRQAQFGAERAEASLAATRRTAALEIQTTAQALQSAQERVAVTQQGLQAAIEGLKLAKVRFNAGVGTGLEVTSALSSLSQAQSSYIQGSYEVKTTQLRLAQALGLEVEELIP, encoded by the coding sequence ATGGCGCCGAGTGTCCAGGCGCAGGTCCTGACCCTCAAGGAGGCCGTGGCGATCGCCACCCGCACCCATCCCTCGATCGAGGCGGCGCGCCTCGGGGTCGACCAGGCGCAGGCGGCGGTACGCGAGGCCCGGACGGGCCTGCAGCCCACCCTGTCCCTGTCGGGGGGGCTCAACCGGACAGACGTGACCGGGGTGCCCCTGCGCACCGTCTCGCCCCAGAGCCCCTACGGCTTCCAGCTCCAGCTCAGCGCGGTGCAGCCGCTCTACGACGGAGCGCGTACCGCGTCGGCGGTGCGACTCGCGGACCTCGGCGCGCAGCTCGCCGAGGTCGAGCGGCGCGGGGCCCAGCGCAAGGTAGCCTACGACACGGCGCTCGCCTATATCGCGGTCCTTCAGGCCGAGAGTTTGCGGGACGCGGCGCGGATCAACGTCGAACAGGCCAAGGACCAGCTGTGCCTCGCGGATCTTCGCTCGCAGGGCCAGGTGGGCACGCGCTTCGAGGTGCTGCAGGCCCAGTCCTCGGTGGCGATCGCGCAGGAGGGCTTCCTCCGTGCGGTCAATCAATTGCGCCAGGCGCGCCAGACCCTCGAGAGCCAGCTCGGCCGGCCCGTGGCGGATCTGAGGGTCGAGCCCATGACCCAGCTCAAGCACCTGGCCTACGATCCCGAGCAGATCGCCCAGGCCCTCGACGGGCGCCCCGAGGTGGCGCAGGCGATCCTCGCGCGCGAGGGGCAAGTGGAGACGGCGCGCCAGCGCGCGCGCACCACGTGGCCCACCGTCAGTGCGGTGGGCGACGTGACGACCGCGCCCGGCGGCGGGACGCAGCAGACCATCGCAGCCTCGCTCGCCTGGAACTTCTTCGACAGCGGGCGCACGGCGACGCAGGTTCGCCAAGCCCAGTTCGGGGCCGAGCGGGCAGAGGCCTCGCTCGCCGCCACCCGCCGCACGGCGGCCCTCGAAATCCAGACCACCGCCCAGGCCCTGCAGTCGGCCCAGGAGCGCGTGGCCGTGACCCAGCAGGGCCTCCAGGCGGCGATCGAGGGTCTCAAGCTCGCCAAGGTGCGCTTCAACGCGGGGGTGGGCACGGGCCTCGAGGTGACGAGCGCCCTGTCGTCCTTGAGCCAAGCGCAGAGTTCGTACATCCAGGGATCCTACGAGGTCAAGACCACCCAGCTCAGGCTCGCCCAGGCCCTTGGCCTGGAGGTCGAGGAGCTGATCCCTTGA
- a CDS encoding carboxypeptidase regulatory-like domain-containing protein: MSSRPFLAALLLVPALSRPAFAEQAVSGQVLDPQGRPLPNVFVRQEGAIVAGFTDANGRYSLTLAPDGLQFLVFSAEGYQLDRKPVAGARKFFLKPVEAYLPQYRPLLATLPAKPSSRPLDTQIQLAYQTGAFSSAFAGNRLSGTLDNQLSLTGHVRLDAWLLGGAFERFKAGVAMPALPAVDAAGPAPEESTYRLRLGQALGGGGWEVAPSLSFVNSSVAAANLALSGTPYDYAHDRRGLGLELPFAWEPSDRLELLGSLAYYPALSFNAARAPYAVALTRLWEGAIGLGYAVTPALRLEGRYRHQAWGGDLTIDRDDVSIGVTYRPERTQP, translated from the coding sequence ATGAGTTCACGCCCCTTCCTCGCCGCCCTCTTGCTCGTTCCCGCTCTCTCCCGGCCCGCTTTCGCCGAGCAGGCCGTGAGCGGCCAGGTCCTCGACCCGCAGGGCCGCCCGCTGCCGAATGTCTTCGTTCGCCAGGAGGGAGCCATCGTCGCCGGCTTTACCGACGCGAACGGCCGCTATAGCTTGACGCTCGCCCCGGATGGGCTGCAATTTCTCGTGTTCTCGGCCGAGGGCTATCAGCTCGACCGAAAGCCGGTGGCCGGCGCCCGCAAGTTCTTTCTGAAGCCGGTCGAGGCCTACCTCCCGCAGTACCGCCCCCTGCTCGCCACGCTGCCGGCCAAGCCGTCCTCGCGCCCACTCGACACCCAGATCCAGCTCGCGTACCAGACGGGCGCCTTTTCGAGCGCCTTTGCGGGCAACCGACTCTCGGGCACCCTGGACAACCAGCTTTCGCTCACGGGGCATGTCCGGCTCGATGCCTGGCTGCTTGGCGGTGCGTTCGAGCGCTTCAAGGCGGGGGTGGCCATGCCGGCGCTGCCTGCCGTGGATGCGGCAGGCCCGGCGCCCGAGGAGAGCACCTACCGCCTTCGCCTGGGCCAGGCGCTGGGCGGCGGGGGCTGGGAGGTCGCGCCGAGCCTGTCGTTCGTGAACAGCAGCGTGGCGGCGGCGAACTTGGCCCTTTCCGGCACGCCCTACGACTACGCCCACGATCGCCGGGGGCTCGGTCTCGAGCTGCCCTTCGCCTGGGAGCCGAGCGATCGCCTTGAGTTGCTGGGCTCTCTCGCCTACTACCCCGCCCTCTCCTTCAACGCCGCACGCGCCCCCTACGCGGTGGCGCTCACGCGCCTGTGGGAAGGGGCGATCGGGCTGGGCTACGCCGTCACGCCTGCGCTGCGCCTCGAAGGCCGCTACCGCCACCAGGCCTGGGGCGGGGATCTCACGATCGATCGCGACGACGTTTCGATCGGCGTGACCTACCGGCCCGAGCGGACCCAGCCATGA